Proteins encoded in a region of the Manis javanica isolate MJ-LG chromosome 15, MJ_LKY, whole genome shotgun sequence genome:
- the ZNF384 gene encoding zinc finger protein 384 isoform X7, which yields MEESHFNSNPYFWPSIPTVSGQIENTMFINKMKDQLLPEKGCGLAPPHYPTLLTVPASVSLPSGISMDTESKSDQLTPHSQASVTQNITVVPVPSTGLMTAGPGLVITSPSGSLVTTASSAQTFPISAPMIVSALPPGSQALQVVPDLSKKVASTLTEEGGGGGGGGGSVASKPPRGRKKKRMLESGLPEMNDPYILSPEDDDDHQKDGKTYRSEGNCGTGNGQSLGLMDSVPGSTTNLLCDPGCRMCSLTFYSKSEMQIHSKSHTETKPHKCPHCSKTFANSSYLAQHIRIHSGAKPYSCNFCEKSFRQLSHLQQHTRIHTGDRPYKCAHPGCEKAFTQLSNLQSHRRQHNKDKPFKCHNCHRAYTDAASLEVHLSTHTVKHAKVYTCTICSRAYTSETYLMKHMRKHNPPDLQQQVQAAAAAAAVAQAQAQAQAQAQAQAQAQAQASQASQQQPQPPHFQAPGAAPQGGGGGDSNPNPPPQCSFDLTPYKTAEHHKDICLTVTTSTIQVEHLASS from the exons ATGGAAGAGTCTCACTTCAATTCTAACCCATACTTCTGGCCTTCTATCCCCACCGTCTCAGGACAG aTTGAGAACACAAtgttcatcaacaaaatgaaggatcaGCTGTTGCCAGAGAAGGGCTGTGGGCTGGCTCCGCCCCACTACCCCACCTTGCTGACAGTGCCTGCCTCAGTGTCCCTGCCCTCAGGCATCAGTATGGACACAGAGTCCAAGTCAGACCAGCTGACCCCACATAGCCAGGCGTCCGTTACCCAGAATATCACGGTGGTCCCTGTGCCGTCTACAGGACTGATGACTGCTG GTCCTGGTTTGGTAATCACCTCCCCCTCAGGCTCCCTGGTGACCACAGCTTCATCAGCTCAGACCTTCCCCATTTCGGCTCCCATGATTGTCTCAGCTCTTCCCCCTGGCTCACAAGCCCTGCAGGTGGTCCCTGACCTCTCCAAGAAGGTAGCATCCACCCTAACGGAggaaggaggtggaggtggtggtggaggtggcagTGTGGCTTCTAAGCCCCCGAGGGGCCGAAAGAAGAAGCGGATGCTGGAGTCAGGGCTGCCTGAGATGAATGATCCTTACATCCTCTCCCCTGAGGATGATGACGACCATCAGAAAGACGGCAAGACCTACAG GAGCGAAGGGAACTGCGGCACAGGAAATGGACAGAGCCTTGGGCTCATGGATTCAGTTCCCGGCTCCACCAcgaacttgctgtgtgaccctgg GTGCCGGATGTGCTCGCTGACGTTCTACTCCAAGTCGGAGATGCAGATCCACTCCAAGTCCCACACCGAGACCAAGCCCCACAAGTGCCCACATTGTTCCAAGACCTTCGCCAACAGCTCCTACCTGGCCCAGCACATCCGTATCCACTCAGGGGCCAAGCCCTACAGTTGTAACTTCTGTGAGAAATCCTTCCGCCAGCTCTCCCACCTCCAGCAGCACACCCG AATCCACACCGGTGACAGACCATACAAATGTGCACACCCAGGCTGTGAGAAAGCCTTCACACAGCTCTCTAATCTGCAG TCCCACAGACGGCAGCACAACAAAGATAAACCCTTCAAGTGCCACAACTGTCATCGAGCGTACACAGACGCAGCCTCGCTCGAGGTGCACCTCTCCACGCATACGGTGAAGCATGCCAAGGTGTACACGTGCACTATCTGTAGTCGGGCATACACATCG GAAACGTACCTTATGAAACACATGCGTAAACACAACCCACCTGATCTCCAGCAGCAAGTgcaggcggcggcggcagcagcggcTGTGGCTCAGgctcaggcccaggcccaggctcaggcccaggcccaggcccaggcccaggcccaggcctctCAGGCATCGCAGCAGCAGCCACAGCCCCCACACTTccaggcccctggggccgccccccagggtgggggtgggggtgacagcAATCCCAACCCTCCGCCCCAGTGTTCCTTCGACCTGACACCCTATAAGACAGCGGAGCATCATAAGGACATCTGCCTCACTGTCACCACCAGCACCATCCAGGTGGAGCACCTGGCCAGCTCTTAG
- the ZNF384 gene encoding zinc finger protein 384 isoform X4, translating to MKLVLEGRSERLCQRLSGFTVFSTLESRVCLWFIIRMEESHFNSNPYFWPSIPTVSGQIENTMFINKMKDQLLPEKGCGLAPPHYPTLLTVPASVSLPSGISMDTESKSDQLTPHSQASVTQNITVVPVPSTGLMTAGVSCSQRWRREGSQSRGPGLVITSPSGSLVTTASSAQTFPISAPMIVSALPPGSQALQVVPDLSKKVASTLTEEGGGGGGGGGSVASKPPRGRKKKRMLESGLPEMNDPYILSPEDDDDHQKDGKTYRSEGNCGTGNGQSLGLMDSVPGSTTNLLCDPGCRMCSLTFYSKSEMQIHSKSHTETKPHKCPHCSKTFANSSYLAQHIRIHSGAKPYSCNFCEKSFRQLSHLQQHTRIHSKMHTETIKPHKCPHCSKTFANTSYLAQHLRIHSGAKPYNCSYCQKAFRQLSHLQQHTRIHTGDRPYKCAHPGCEKAFTQLSNLQSHRRQHNKDKPFKCHNCHRAYTDAASLEVHLSTHTVKHAKVYTCTICSRAYTSETYLMKHMRKHNPPDLQQQVQAAAAAAAVAQAQAQAQAQAQAQAQAQAQASQASQQQPQPPHFQAPGAAPQGGGGGDSNPNPPPQCSFDLTPYKTAEHHKDICLTVTTSTIQVEHLASS from the exons ATGAAGCTAGTGCTGGAAGGAAGGAGTGAGCGCCTGTGTCAGAGACTGTCTGGTTTTACTGTGTTTTCCACCTTGGAGAGCAGAGTGTGCCTGTGGTTCATTATCAG AATGGAAGAGTCTCACTTCAATTCTAACCCATACTTCTGGCCTTCTATCCCCACCGTCTCAGGACAG aTTGAGAACACAAtgttcatcaacaaaatgaaggatcaGCTGTTGCCAGAGAAGGGCTGTGGGCTGGCTCCGCCCCACTACCCCACCTTGCTGACAGTGCCTGCCTCAGTGTCCCTGCCCTCAGGCATCAGTATGGACACAGAGTCCAAGTCAGACCAGCTGACCCCACATAGCCAGGCGTCCGTTACCCAGAATATCACGGTGGTCCCTGTGCCGTCTACAGGACTGATGACTGCTG GAGTCTCCTGTTCTCAGAGGTGGAGAAGAGAAGGGAGTCAATCAAGGG GTCCTGGTTTGGTAATCACCTCCCCCTCAGGCTCCCTGGTGACCACAGCTTCATCAGCTCAGACCTTCCCCATTTCGGCTCCCATGATTGTCTCAGCTCTTCCCCCTGGCTCACAAGCCCTGCAGGTGGTCCCTGACCTCTCCAAGAAGGTAGCATCCACCCTAACGGAggaaggaggtggaggtggtggtggaggtggcagTGTGGCTTCTAAGCCCCCGAGGGGCCGAAAGAAGAAGCGGATGCTGGAGTCAGGGCTGCCTGAGATGAATGATCCTTACATCCTCTCCCCTGAGGATGATGACGACCATCAGAAAGACGGCAAGACCTACAG GAGCGAAGGGAACTGCGGCACAGGAAATGGACAGAGCCTTGGGCTCATGGATTCAGTTCCCGGCTCCACCAcgaacttgctgtgtgaccctgg GTGCCGGATGTGCTCGCTGACGTTCTACTCCAAGTCGGAGATGCAGATCCACTCCAAGTCCCACACCGAGACCAAGCCCCACAAGTGCCCACATTGTTCCAAGACCTTCGCCAACAGCTCCTACCTGGCCCAGCACATCCGTATCCACTCAGGGGCCAAGCCCTACAGTTGTAACTTCTGTGAGAAATCCTTCCGCCAGCTCTCCCACCTCCAGCAGCACACCCG GATCCACTCCAAGATGCACACGGAGACCATCAAGCCCCACAAGTGCCCGCACTGCTCCAAGACCTTCGCCAACACCTCCTACCTGGCCCAGCACCTCCGCATCCACTCGGGGGCCAAGCCCTACAACTGTTCCTACTGCCAGAAGGCCTTCCGCCAGCTCTCCCACCTCCAGCAGCACACACG AATCCACACCGGTGACAGACCATACAAATGTGCACACCCAGGCTGTGAGAAAGCCTTCACACAGCTCTCTAATCTGCAG TCCCACAGACGGCAGCACAACAAAGATAAACCCTTCAAGTGCCACAACTGTCATCGAGCGTACACAGACGCAGCCTCGCTCGAGGTGCACCTCTCCACGCATACGGTGAAGCATGCCAAGGTGTACACGTGCACTATCTGTAGTCGGGCATACACATCG GAAACGTACCTTATGAAACACATGCGTAAACACAACCCACCTGATCTCCAGCAGCAAGTgcaggcggcggcggcagcagcggcTGTGGCTCAGgctcaggcccaggcccaggctcaggcccaggcccaggcccaggcccaggcccaggcctctCAGGCATCGCAGCAGCAGCCACAGCCCCCACACTTccaggcccctggggccgccccccagggtgggggtgggggtgacagcAATCCCAACCCTCCGCCCCAGTGTTCCTTCGACCTGACACCCTATAAGACAGCGGAGCATCATAAGGACATCTGCCTCACTGTCACCACCAGCACCATCCAGGTGGAGCACCTGGCCAGCTCTTAG
- the ZNF384 gene encoding zinc finger protein 384 isoform X1, whose translation MEESHFNSNPYFWPSIPTVSGQIENTMFINKMKDQLLPEKGCGLAPPHYPTLLTVPASVSLPSGISMDTESKSDQLTPHSQASVTQNITVVPVPSTGLMTAGVSCSQRWRREGSQSRGPGLVITSPSGSLVTTASSAQTFPISAPMIVSALPPGSQALQVVPDLSKKVASTLTEEGGGGGGGGGSVASKPPRGRKKKRMLESGLPEMNDPYILSPEDDDDHQKDGKTYRSEGNCGTGNGQSLGLMDSVPGSTTNLLCDPGCRMCSLTFYSKSEMQIHSKSHTETKPHKCPHCSKTFANSSYLAQHIRIHSGAKPYSCNFCEKSFRQLSHLQQHTRIHSKMHTETIKPHKCPHCSKTFANTSYLAQHLRIHSGAKPYNCSYCQKAFRQLSHLQQHTRIHTGDRPYKCAHPGCEKAFTQLSNLQSHRRQHNKDKPFKCHNCHRAYTDAASLEVHLSTHTVKHAKVYTCTICSRAYTSETYLMKHMRKHNPPDLQQQVQAAAAAAAVAQAQAQAQAQAQAQAQAQAQASQASQQQPQPPHFQAPGAAPQGGGGGDSNPNPPPQCSFDLTPYKTAEHHKDICLTVTTSTIQVEHLASS comes from the exons ATGGAAGAGTCTCACTTCAATTCTAACCCATACTTCTGGCCTTCTATCCCCACCGTCTCAGGACAG aTTGAGAACACAAtgttcatcaacaaaatgaaggatcaGCTGTTGCCAGAGAAGGGCTGTGGGCTGGCTCCGCCCCACTACCCCACCTTGCTGACAGTGCCTGCCTCAGTGTCCCTGCCCTCAGGCATCAGTATGGACACAGAGTCCAAGTCAGACCAGCTGACCCCACATAGCCAGGCGTCCGTTACCCAGAATATCACGGTGGTCCCTGTGCCGTCTACAGGACTGATGACTGCTG GAGTCTCCTGTTCTCAGAGGTGGAGAAGAGAAGGGAGTCAATCAAGGG GTCCTGGTTTGGTAATCACCTCCCCCTCAGGCTCCCTGGTGACCACAGCTTCATCAGCTCAGACCTTCCCCATTTCGGCTCCCATGATTGTCTCAGCTCTTCCCCCTGGCTCACAAGCCCTGCAGGTGGTCCCTGACCTCTCCAAGAAGGTAGCATCCACCCTAACGGAggaaggaggtggaggtggtggtggaggtggcagTGTGGCTTCTAAGCCCCCGAGGGGCCGAAAGAAGAAGCGGATGCTGGAGTCAGGGCTGCCTGAGATGAATGATCCTTACATCCTCTCCCCTGAGGATGATGACGACCATCAGAAAGACGGCAAGACCTACAG GAGCGAAGGGAACTGCGGCACAGGAAATGGACAGAGCCTTGGGCTCATGGATTCAGTTCCCGGCTCCACCAcgaacttgctgtgtgaccctgg GTGCCGGATGTGCTCGCTGACGTTCTACTCCAAGTCGGAGATGCAGATCCACTCCAAGTCCCACACCGAGACCAAGCCCCACAAGTGCCCACATTGTTCCAAGACCTTCGCCAACAGCTCCTACCTGGCCCAGCACATCCGTATCCACTCAGGGGCCAAGCCCTACAGTTGTAACTTCTGTGAGAAATCCTTCCGCCAGCTCTCCCACCTCCAGCAGCACACCCG GATCCACTCCAAGATGCACACGGAGACCATCAAGCCCCACAAGTGCCCGCACTGCTCCAAGACCTTCGCCAACACCTCCTACCTGGCCCAGCACCTCCGCATCCACTCGGGGGCCAAGCCCTACAACTGTTCCTACTGCCAGAAGGCCTTCCGCCAGCTCTCCCACCTCCAGCAGCACACACG AATCCACACCGGTGACAGACCATACAAATGTGCACACCCAGGCTGTGAGAAAGCCTTCACACAGCTCTCTAATCTGCAG TCCCACAGACGGCAGCACAACAAAGATAAACCCTTCAAGTGCCACAACTGTCATCGAGCGTACACAGACGCAGCCTCGCTCGAGGTGCACCTCTCCACGCATACGGTGAAGCATGCCAAGGTGTACACGTGCACTATCTGTAGTCGGGCATACACATCG GAAACGTACCTTATGAAACACATGCGTAAACACAACCCACCTGATCTCCAGCAGCAAGTgcaggcggcggcggcagcagcggcTGTGGCTCAGgctcaggcccaggcccaggctcaggcccaggcccaggcccaggcccaggcccaggcctctCAGGCATCGCAGCAGCAGCCACAGCCCCCACACTTccaggcccctggggccgccccccagggtgggggtgggggtgacagcAATCCCAACCCTCCGCCCCAGTGTTCCTTCGACCTGACACCCTATAAGACAGCGGAGCATCATAAGGACATCTGCCTCACTGTCACCACCAGCACCATCCAGGTGGAGCACCTGGCCAGCTCTTAG
- the ZNF384 gene encoding zinc finger protein 384 isoform X3, translating to MEESHFNSNPYFWPSIPTVSGQIENTMFINKMKDQLLPEKGCGLAPPHYPTLLTVPASVSLPSGISMDTESKSDQLTPHSQASVTQNITVVPVPSTGLMTAGVSCSQRWRREGSQSRGPGLVITSPSGSLVTTASSAQTFPISAPMIVSALPPGSQALQVVPDLSKKVASTLTEEGGGGGGGGGSVASKPPRGRKKKRMLESGLPEMNDPYILSPEDDDDHQKDGKTYRCRMCSLTFYSKSEMQIHSKSHTETKPHKCPHCSKTFANSSYLAQHIRIHSGAKPYSCNFCEKSFRQLSHLQQHTRIHSKMHTETIKPHKCPHCSKTFANTSYLAQHLRIHSGAKPYNCSYCQKAFRQLSHLQQHTRIHTGDRPYKCAHPGCEKAFTQLSNLQSHRRQHNKDKPFKCHNCHRAYTDAASLEVHLSTHTVKHAKVYTCTICSRAYTSETYLMKHMRKHNPPDLQQQVQAAAAAAAVAQAQAQAQAQAQAQAQAQAQASQASQQQPQPPHFQAPGAAPQGGGGGDSNPNPPPQCSFDLTPYKTAEHHKDICLTVTTSTIQVEHLASS from the exons ATGGAAGAGTCTCACTTCAATTCTAACCCATACTTCTGGCCTTCTATCCCCACCGTCTCAGGACAG aTTGAGAACACAAtgttcatcaacaaaatgaaggatcaGCTGTTGCCAGAGAAGGGCTGTGGGCTGGCTCCGCCCCACTACCCCACCTTGCTGACAGTGCCTGCCTCAGTGTCCCTGCCCTCAGGCATCAGTATGGACACAGAGTCCAAGTCAGACCAGCTGACCCCACATAGCCAGGCGTCCGTTACCCAGAATATCACGGTGGTCCCTGTGCCGTCTACAGGACTGATGACTGCTG GAGTCTCCTGTTCTCAGAGGTGGAGAAGAGAAGGGAGTCAATCAAGGG GTCCTGGTTTGGTAATCACCTCCCCCTCAGGCTCCCTGGTGACCACAGCTTCATCAGCTCAGACCTTCCCCATTTCGGCTCCCATGATTGTCTCAGCTCTTCCCCCTGGCTCACAAGCCCTGCAGGTGGTCCCTGACCTCTCCAAGAAGGTAGCATCCACCCTAACGGAggaaggaggtggaggtggtggtggaggtggcagTGTGGCTTCTAAGCCCCCGAGGGGCCGAAAGAAGAAGCGGATGCTGGAGTCAGGGCTGCCTGAGATGAATGATCCTTACATCCTCTCCCCTGAGGATGATGACGACCATCAGAAAGACGGCAAGACCTACAG GTGCCGGATGTGCTCGCTGACGTTCTACTCCAAGTCGGAGATGCAGATCCACTCCAAGTCCCACACCGAGACCAAGCCCCACAAGTGCCCACATTGTTCCAAGACCTTCGCCAACAGCTCCTACCTGGCCCAGCACATCCGTATCCACTCAGGGGCCAAGCCCTACAGTTGTAACTTCTGTGAGAAATCCTTCCGCCAGCTCTCCCACCTCCAGCAGCACACCCG GATCCACTCCAAGATGCACACGGAGACCATCAAGCCCCACAAGTGCCCGCACTGCTCCAAGACCTTCGCCAACACCTCCTACCTGGCCCAGCACCTCCGCATCCACTCGGGGGCCAAGCCCTACAACTGTTCCTACTGCCAGAAGGCCTTCCGCCAGCTCTCCCACCTCCAGCAGCACACACG AATCCACACCGGTGACAGACCATACAAATGTGCACACCCAGGCTGTGAGAAAGCCTTCACACAGCTCTCTAATCTGCAG TCCCACAGACGGCAGCACAACAAAGATAAACCCTTCAAGTGCCACAACTGTCATCGAGCGTACACAGACGCAGCCTCGCTCGAGGTGCACCTCTCCACGCATACGGTGAAGCATGCCAAGGTGTACACGTGCACTATCTGTAGTCGGGCATACACATCG GAAACGTACCTTATGAAACACATGCGTAAACACAACCCACCTGATCTCCAGCAGCAAGTgcaggcggcggcggcagcagcggcTGTGGCTCAGgctcaggcccaggcccaggctcaggcccaggcccaggcccaggcccaggcccaggcctctCAGGCATCGCAGCAGCAGCCACAGCCCCCACACTTccaggcccctggggccgccccccagggtgggggtgggggtgacagcAATCCCAACCCTCCGCCCCAGTGTTCCTTCGACCTGACACCCTATAAGACAGCGGAGCATCATAAGGACATCTGCCTCACTGTCACCACCAGCACCATCCAGGTGGAGCACCTGGCCAGCTCTTAG
- the ZNF384 gene encoding zinc finger protein 384 isoform X8, translating to MEESHFNSNPYFWPSIPTVSGQIENTMFINKMKDQLLPEKGCGLAPPHYPTLLTVPASVSLPSGISMDTESKSDQLTPHSQASVTQNITVVPVPSTGLMTAGVSCSQRWRREGSQSRGPGLVITSPSGSLVTTASSAQTFPISAPMIVSALPPGSQALQVVPDLSKKVASTLTEEGGGGGGGGGSVASKPPRGRKKKRMLESGLPEMNDPYILSPEDDDDHQKDGKTYRCRMCSLTFYSKSEMQIHSKSHTETKPHKCPHCSKTFANSSYLAQHIRIHSGAKPYSCNFCEKSFRQLSHLQQHTRIHTGDRPYKCAHPGCEKAFTQLSNLQSHRRQHNKDKPFKCHNCHRAYTDAASLEVHLSTHTVKHAKVYTCTICSRAYTSETYLMKHMRKHNPPDLQQQVQAAAAAAAVAQAQAQAQAQAQAQAQAQAQASQASQQQPQPPHFQAPGAAPQGGGGGDSNPNPPPQCSFDLTPYKTAEHHKDICLTVTTSTIQVEHLASS from the exons ATGGAAGAGTCTCACTTCAATTCTAACCCATACTTCTGGCCTTCTATCCCCACCGTCTCAGGACAG aTTGAGAACACAAtgttcatcaacaaaatgaaggatcaGCTGTTGCCAGAGAAGGGCTGTGGGCTGGCTCCGCCCCACTACCCCACCTTGCTGACAGTGCCTGCCTCAGTGTCCCTGCCCTCAGGCATCAGTATGGACACAGAGTCCAAGTCAGACCAGCTGACCCCACATAGCCAGGCGTCCGTTACCCAGAATATCACGGTGGTCCCTGTGCCGTCTACAGGACTGATGACTGCTG GAGTCTCCTGTTCTCAGAGGTGGAGAAGAGAAGGGAGTCAATCAAGGG GTCCTGGTTTGGTAATCACCTCCCCCTCAGGCTCCCTGGTGACCACAGCTTCATCAGCTCAGACCTTCCCCATTTCGGCTCCCATGATTGTCTCAGCTCTTCCCCCTGGCTCACAAGCCCTGCAGGTGGTCCCTGACCTCTCCAAGAAGGTAGCATCCACCCTAACGGAggaaggaggtggaggtggtggtggaggtggcagTGTGGCTTCTAAGCCCCCGAGGGGCCGAAAGAAGAAGCGGATGCTGGAGTCAGGGCTGCCTGAGATGAATGATCCTTACATCCTCTCCCCTGAGGATGATGACGACCATCAGAAAGACGGCAAGACCTACAG GTGCCGGATGTGCTCGCTGACGTTCTACTCCAAGTCGGAGATGCAGATCCACTCCAAGTCCCACACCGAGACCAAGCCCCACAAGTGCCCACATTGTTCCAAGACCTTCGCCAACAGCTCCTACCTGGCCCAGCACATCCGTATCCACTCAGGGGCCAAGCCCTACAGTTGTAACTTCTGTGAGAAATCCTTCCGCCAGCTCTCCCACCTCCAGCAGCACACCCG AATCCACACCGGTGACAGACCATACAAATGTGCACACCCAGGCTGTGAGAAAGCCTTCACACAGCTCTCTAATCTGCAG TCCCACAGACGGCAGCACAACAAAGATAAACCCTTCAAGTGCCACAACTGTCATCGAGCGTACACAGACGCAGCCTCGCTCGAGGTGCACCTCTCCACGCATACGGTGAAGCATGCCAAGGTGTACACGTGCACTATCTGTAGTCGGGCATACACATCG GAAACGTACCTTATGAAACACATGCGTAAACACAACCCACCTGATCTCCAGCAGCAAGTgcaggcggcggcggcagcagcggcTGTGGCTCAGgctcaggcccaggcccaggctcaggcccaggcccaggcccaggcccaggcccaggcctctCAGGCATCGCAGCAGCAGCCACAGCCCCCACACTTccaggcccctggggccgccccccagggtgggggtgggggtgacagcAATCCCAACCCTCCGCCCCAGTGTTCCTTCGACCTGACACCCTATAAGACAGCGGAGCATCATAAGGACATCTGCCTCACTGTCACCACCAGCACCATCCAGGTGGAGCACCTGGCCAGCTCTTAG
- the ZNF384 gene encoding zinc finger protein 384 isoform X6 — MEESHFNSNPYFWPSIPTVSGQIENTMFINKMKDQLLPEKGCGLAPPHYPTLLTVPASVSLPSGISMDTESKSDQLTPHSQASVTQNITVVPVPSTGLMTAGVSCSQRWRREGSQSRGPGLVITSPSGSLVTTASSAQTFPISAPMIVSALPPGSQALQVVPDLSKKVASTLTEEGGGGGGGGGSVASKPPRGRKKKRMLESGLPEMNDPYILSPEDDDDHQKDGKTYRSEGNCGTGNGQSLGLMDSVPGSTTNLLCDPGCRMCSLTFYSKSEMQIHSKSHTETKPHKCPHCSKTFANSSYLAQHIRIHSGAKPYSCNFCEKSFRQLSHLQQHTRIHTGDRPYKCAHPGCEKAFTQLSNLQSHRRQHNKDKPFKCHNCHRAYTDAASLEVHLSTHTVKHAKVYTCTICSRAYTSETYLMKHMRKHNPPDLQQQVQAAAAAAAVAQAQAQAQAQAQAQAQAQAQASQASQQQPQPPHFQAPGAAPQGGGGGDSNPNPPPQCSFDLTPYKTAEHHKDICLTVTTSTIQVEHLASS, encoded by the exons ATGGAAGAGTCTCACTTCAATTCTAACCCATACTTCTGGCCTTCTATCCCCACCGTCTCAGGACAG aTTGAGAACACAAtgttcatcaacaaaatgaaggatcaGCTGTTGCCAGAGAAGGGCTGTGGGCTGGCTCCGCCCCACTACCCCACCTTGCTGACAGTGCCTGCCTCAGTGTCCCTGCCCTCAGGCATCAGTATGGACACAGAGTCCAAGTCAGACCAGCTGACCCCACATAGCCAGGCGTCCGTTACCCAGAATATCACGGTGGTCCCTGTGCCGTCTACAGGACTGATGACTGCTG GAGTCTCCTGTTCTCAGAGGTGGAGAAGAGAAGGGAGTCAATCAAGGG GTCCTGGTTTGGTAATCACCTCCCCCTCAGGCTCCCTGGTGACCACAGCTTCATCAGCTCAGACCTTCCCCATTTCGGCTCCCATGATTGTCTCAGCTCTTCCCCCTGGCTCACAAGCCCTGCAGGTGGTCCCTGACCTCTCCAAGAAGGTAGCATCCACCCTAACGGAggaaggaggtggaggtggtggtggaggtggcagTGTGGCTTCTAAGCCCCCGAGGGGCCGAAAGAAGAAGCGGATGCTGGAGTCAGGGCTGCCTGAGATGAATGATCCTTACATCCTCTCCCCTGAGGATGATGACGACCATCAGAAAGACGGCAAGACCTACAG GAGCGAAGGGAACTGCGGCACAGGAAATGGACAGAGCCTTGGGCTCATGGATTCAGTTCCCGGCTCCACCAcgaacttgctgtgtgaccctgg GTGCCGGATGTGCTCGCTGACGTTCTACTCCAAGTCGGAGATGCAGATCCACTCCAAGTCCCACACCGAGACCAAGCCCCACAAGTGCCCACATTGTTCCAAGACCTTCGCCAACAGCTCCTACCTGGCCCAGCACATCCGTATCCACTCAGGGGCCAAGCCCTACAGTTGTAACTTCTGTGAGAAATCCTTCCGCCAGCTCTCCCACCTCCAGCAGCACACCCG AATCCACACCGGTGACAGACCATACAAATGTGCACACCCAGGCTGTGAGAAAGCCTTCACACAGCTCTCTAATCTGCAG TCCCACAGACGGCAGCACAACAAAGATAAACCCTTCAAGTGCCACAACTGTCATCGAGCGTACACAGACGCAGCCTCGCTCGAGGTGCACCTCTCCACGCATACGGTGAAGCATGCCAAGGTGTACACGTGCACTATCTGTAGTCGGGCATACACATCG GAAACGTACCTTATGAAACACATGCGTAAACACAACCCACCTGATCTCCAGCAGCAAGTgcaggcggcggcggcagcagcggcTGTGGCTCAGgctcaggcccaggcccaggctcaggcccaggcccaggcccaggcccaggcccaggcctctCAGGCATCGCAGCAGCAGCCACAGCCCCCACACTTccaggcccctggggccgccccccagggtgggggtgggggtgacagcAATCCCAACCCTCCGCCCCAGTGTTCCTTCGACCTGACACCCTATAAGACAGCGGAGCATCATAAGGACATCTGCCTCACTGTCACCACCAGCACCATCCAGGTGGAGCACCTGGCCAGCTCTTAG